A segment of the Trifolium pratense cultivar HEN17-A07 linkage group LG7, ARS_RC_1.1, whole genome shotgun sequence genome:
GGACCTTTTTAAAAATTGCAGgcactaaaatcaaactttttttttggcagagactaaaatcaaaactagCCGTAATTGCAAGGatcgttttcatatttaagcctaaaaaactattctcattcttttttttttgcaacacttCCCAATcccattctttttatttaataaagattcacttTAGTTTATAATTATAATCGATTCagtctctttttctttttatttattttaaaaaacagaGCTGCATAGTCTTACTACTACTCCTAATTTCCTAAACTTGTAAACCACaatataactacttttaaagtttaattatattactatattaaaaattattctttatgTTTAACTATTtgttttaagaatataattttattattttaattatataactatattaaaaaatataatatacgagcgtacccgtaccttagtttttttaaaaatatcatacCACGTACCGGTACCAGTACTGGATATCGGTACCGTACCCACACCTATGCAACATATACACTGTTATTCTGttgtttaatactttttttgggggtagatttgttatttaatACTTTATCTAgtcctaaatataaaaaatagtttattcaTTAGATACTTTAAAAGATTGATGTATATCTAGTTTATGATATAAAAGCACAGGCAAACCATTCACTAATTTGTGTGTCCAAAGTGATGGGTTTTTTAGTCTCGTTTTTCCTCAATCTTTCCTTATTGTTACTCCATTTTCTAAAGCTTTTgataacaagaaaaattattaaaatttccGGTGACATTTTGATGACTCTTTCTTGTCTAATACTATATAGAAGCTAATTAATTAAGGAAAATGTAAACTAATGCTTGTGTTGTACTCCCACCGGTCTAATATATAAGGaacattttagaaaaaaaatttggtccttttttataagaaacactctttaaaattattctttattaaatagataatctcttttatacccttattaaattgtataaaatgcaacttattccaatgttatgcattaattacatAGATATATTTTCAAGGTTAattttggaataacacataacattttaagatttttaataaaaaaaataagcataattggtatgtgtgtttttctcaatgtgttcCTTGTATATAAGACTGGAGGAAGTATaagttaagaaaaataaaaatattaaataattttaaaatttgtgtaatcaatatctttaaaatataaaaatgatatttcaatacataaattactttttttacttAACTCGTGTCCAGAAAACACTAGTTAGCAGCATGACTCATCAAATTAATTGTAATGgtagaataattattttttttttgacaaatgaaatattattaccaaaaaaaaaaacagctcaATTACTCCTCACATCATTTTGGATATGAAGAGCTATCTGAGGGGATACATATGACAACCACTCCTTATTTGGTACATACAAAGCCCATTTGGCTATATTATGGCCAACCCTGTTACCAACCCGCCCCACCAAAGAGAATTTTTCTCATCCtacccactcactttctcccCTATCTCCTAGTAATTCGGAAAATGTTTTCCGAactttttatagtgtaaattttacactaaaaaaaatgttcagaacgtattttccgaatttttgtTGCACGCTAGGGGAGTAAGTGAGAAAgtgagaaagtgagtgggtgggatgagaaaatttccaCCAAAGACACAAACACTTGGTTTAGCCCAGTAATCCCTAGGGTACGATTTCGTCTACAAAGATTTCACAACTATTTGCGCATCCATCTCAATAATCATTGCTTGACCCTAGAATCGATCGATATACTTTGAGTTGCTTTCTTTGCTTTTGTTGATATAACATTAATTTGAGTTGCTTCCTTTGCTGTTCAATTACCAGTTGCAAATTTCGCTGCATCTGTTCCTcaagacaaaataaataaataaataaataaataaataacaaggaaaaattacaattttagtTTCTTAATTAATTTAGGTAATAAtttagtcttttattttttttttcgttatttttatcattttatgtCTTTCATCCATTTTACATATAGTTTTTTAAActttaaatttatgattttcttttgaagcataatatatatttatgattaagagcgcaaaaaaaagaaaatttaaaccTCCAATTGTCGTTGATTGCTCCTTTCAACCTCAAGTTGCAATTGTTGTGATTCCGCTATTTGCCTTTGGCTGTAAGGGAGTAGAAAATTTGTTAAATTTAACTTGGAGAAATACTTGCATACATTTTGCATTGACATTTTAGTGtcatagaagaaaaaatgagaagaaaagggAATATGGACAATAAATGAAGATCTTAAAATAAATCCTAGGTTATATCATAGTTCAATGAAATCAATGTTATGTTACATTTTGACTTGAAGCTCATTAATCCCATCTGTTCTCTTCCTTTCCTCAGATGTTCCTGAAACACCAAGGTAAATAAATATtggaaatttttataatatttacaacaaaattaatttattattgatgACCATTGAGGactatatatacacacacaatgATGATTATGAATTGTTTTGGAAAAGTAGTGATAAATGTGTAATTAGAATAAGGGATATTTTATAAAAGTAGTGAGCAGACGATATAATTGATAAATTAGGTGATAGCGGGTAAACACCGGTCAAATATTGTTGTCAAACTTCACTTCAcaaatcattagttggtctaaTGATGATTGACGTTGGACTTAGTAGGAAGGATCACAGTTCGATCTCCACAACTACAATCGGAAGGGCTAGAGACTGAAatcacttaatgtcagaacttACCTTCGAATCAGATTAGGCAGCCCAATGGACCGaatactgatggtgaaaaaaatatattattgtcGAACTTCAAATTTAACCGAGATATCGGCAAATAGTTCTCAATTGTAACTCCCTTATATTTCTTCAAACGATTACGCTAAAGAATGAACTTTGTCCCTCAATTACACGTTTCTTAACCATTcaaaacaatgttttttttttacacaaccaTTCAAAACAATGTTAAGTACATGTTTAAGTGTTTTGAGCTTCTAAACTAAGAattatacattaaaaaaaaagtaagacaAAATTCAATTTTCGTGTTATAAAAATTCTTctctctattaaaaaataaattaaaaaaatacgatTAATGAAATAGTAAAATTGATTAGTAacacaactcaattttttgTGTCATAAAAATTCTtccttatatttaaaaaaatattatttaccgTATAAATACGGTCAAGAGTACAAGTTGCATGTATTTTTTATGTGACAATGTGTGTTCTTAGCATAACTCTGGCAAGTAAATTACCTTTCAAAGCTTTGTGAGTGTGTAATGTAGAACGATATTTCTGCAAGAAAATTATAATAGAAATATTAAATAGGAACTTAGTAGTTAATTAGCACATATGCATATTAGCAATTGtgtgataaaaataaattaaacttacCTGCAAATGACTTTTAACATGAGAAATTGTGAGCATATGATCCAAACCCATCATCTGTAGTATAGCCTTAGGCTTTGCCTctgtaattaattaatcatcaaTGATTAAATTAAGCTCCAGATAAGATGTAATTAATTAAGATCATGAGTTATCTAAACTTACTTTCTGGACCACCAAGCTGGTTGACTGTCATAATAAATGGCTCATGCAATTCTTTTGTCCATCTTAATCTTCTTTTACCCTTTGAAGTTATCTTTGAGTCAAAGTTGGTAGATGTTGCAAAATCAAAGCCATAAGGTGAAGATTTCTTGTCTTGATTTGTAAATGATTCCAACTGATGATAAGACATTTATGGCACAGTTTAGTTTAGGAGAAAATGAATAAGGATGTACTATGTTACATAGAAATTGGTAGGTGGATCATTGGATGAATGATTTTAATACTTAATCAAAATTTCCTTTTTAACCACCATATGGATTTTAATGCCGTGTGATTTTTAATGACATGTATAACCGCAACGTAACTGTATTAAGAATCGCATTTGACAATTTGGACGTGTGatcatttaaattttatcaCTTAAAATTATAACTTAAGAACCCCAGTTCCCAAAATGCTTATCTCAACTTTGTATTTCAAGCATGTCTCAATCATTATTTACGAAACAAACTAAAACTCTATTATTGTAATTAAATAATGTAGTAGCACGGTGGTGCACTTGCCATGACTAGTCGCTATGGTGTGATCTAACATAAACTTGTGATATTaatatacaaatttaaaatgtaTTAAGAAAGCTAGTAAGAAGTAAGTACCTGATATCTCTCAAAGGAAATTTCAAGGGACTTTTGATTTGGGGCAGAATCAGTCTCCACCAACTTCTTATGTTGTTGTGGAGACCGGGACTGCTCACAAATTGGCTTGGGAAATTTACTACACTTTTCAGAAGAAATACtatcttcatcatcactgctaCACATTAAAGATTCAAGACCCAGTTGAAATGAGGTTGTAGGTTGATCTTTAGAGGCTTGACAAAGCAAAAAAGGTGAGTCTGTTTTTGTTGTCATGCAAAATTCATTGTTCCAAATAGGAATGTCAATattatgatgataataataagtTTCATTTGCATTTGATTCATGAATAATAGCTTCTAGAGGAGTGACTATGTTGTAAGGCTCAAAACTTTGATGTTCATATAATTCCCATTGATTtatgtgcattttggagcaatATTTGATGTGAAAGGAGTTGGTTTACTTTACTTCTTATGTTCCTTTACATGCCACGAGCCTAATATAGAAGaagaaacacaacaaaaacatcATGAAAAAAAAGTGTCCTTATTTAGCGGTTGTCAAATACCTCATAATCATGTaactctttgttttgtttttttttttttttgaaacaattcaTG
Coding sequences within it:
- the LOC123898707 gene encoding myb family transcription factor PHL5-like, which translates into the protein MHINQWELYEHQSFEPYNIVTPLEAIIHESNANETYYYHHNIDIPIWNNEFCMTTKTDSPFLLCQASKDQPTTSFQLGLESLMCSSDDEDSISSEKCSKFPKPICEQSRSPQQHKKLVETDSAPNQKSLEISFERYQLESFTNQDKKSSPYGFDFATSTNFDSKITSKGKRRLRWTKELHEPFIMTVNQLGGPEKAKPKAILQMMGLDHMLTISHVKSHLQKYRSTLHTHKALKGTSEERKRTDGINELQVKIQRQIAESQQLQLEVERSNQRQLEMQRNLQLVIEQQRKQLKLMLYQQKQRKQLKVYRSILGSSNDY